One part of the Candidatus Flexicrinis affinis genome encodes these proteins:
- a CDS encoding DUF5615 family PIN-like protein, with amino-acid sequence MRSKQHAGLLVVDPLRFYLDENVEIVVAEQLRRRGVDVLTAREAGGLGEQDADHLARAVATSRVLCTYDYDFVAMAAGGIEHCGIIVGISTSTLIGDWVRFIDAISAQVSPEAMRNVVRFVPRG; translated from the coding sequence ATGCGATCGAAACAGCACGCGGGGTTGCTGGTGGTTGACCCTCTCCGTTTTTACCTCGACGAGAACGTTGAAATCGTAGTGGCCGAGCAGCTTCGGAGGCGTGGCGTCGACGTGCTGACCGCTCGCGAAGCTGGAGGTCTCGGGGAACAGGACGCCGACCATTTGGCTCGGGCCGTAGCTACATCGCGTGTTCTCTGTACATATGACTACGATTTCGTTGCCATGGCTGCCGGTGGTATTGAGCACTGCGGAATCATTGTCGGAATCAGCACATCAACATTGATAGGAGACTGGGTTCGGTTTATTGACGCCATTTCCGCGCAGGTGTCCCCTGAAGCGATGCGAAATGTCGTCCGGTTTGTGCCCAGAGGATAA
- the sat gene encoding sulfate adenylyltransferase has product MDVTLPTVRQIAPHGGTLIDRLVTGVDAAPYIDRANAAPRVTLGEVALSDLELIATGVASPLTGFMDSTTYHSVVKTMHLPNGLPWTIPITLPVSAEQAANLRVDSDVALVNQRGEIVGLLELSEKFTYDKQVEVANVYRTTEEAHPGVARVYGWGDTYLAGDVWMLTEPTPDFPHIYKTPRETRTLFAAHGWRRVVAFQTRNPVHRAHEYLMKCALEICDGLMLHPLVGQTKSDDIPAPVRVKAYEVLLDNYFPKQRTILNSFPAAMRYAGPREAIFHAICRKNYGCTHFIVGRDHAGVGKYYGTYDAQLIFDEFDPALIGITPLMFEHAFYSKAQGQIVTPKTALYNSDDWLTLSGTQVREMLRAGQPLPEEFTRPEVSAVLIEGLRES; this is encoded by the coding sequence ATGGACGTGACCCTACCCACCGTGCGCCAGATCGCGCCGCACGGCGGCACCCTGATCGACCGGCTGGTGACCGGCGTCGATGCCGCACCGTATATCGACCGCGCGAATGCCGCACCGCGTGTGACGCTCGGCGAAGTCGCCCTGAGCGACCTTGAACTGATCGCCACCGGTGTCGCCAGTCCGCTGACCGGCTTTATGGACAGCACGACGTATCACTCCGTCGTCAAGACGATGCACCTGCCCAACGGCCTGCCGTGGACGATCCCCATCACCCTGCCCGTCAGCGCCGAACAGGCCGCCAACCTGCGCGTGGATTCCGACGTGGCGCTCGTCAACCAACGCGGCGAGATCGTCGGCCTGCTCGAATTGAGCGAAAAGTTCACCTACGACAAGCAAGTCGAAGTCGCGAACGTCTACCGCACGACCGAGGAAGCGCATCCGGGTGTGGCGCGGGTTTACGGCTGGGGCGATACCTACCTCGCGGGCGACGTGTGGATGCTGACCGAGCCGACGCCGGATTTCCCGCACATCTACAAGACACCGCGCGAAACGCGCACCTTGTTCGCCGCGCATGGCTGGCGGCGGGTTGTGGCATTCCAAACGCGCAACCCGGTGCACCGCGCGCACGAGTACCTGATGAAGTGTGCGCTGGAGATTTGTGACGGGCTGATGCTGCATCCGCTCGTCGGCCAGACCAAGAGCGACGACATCCCCGCACCCGTGCGCGTCAAGGCGTACGAGGTGCTGCTGGACAACTACTTCCCCAAGCAGCGCACGATTCTCAACAGCTTCCCGGCGGCGATGCGCTATGCAGGCCCGCGCGAGGCGATCTTCCACGCCATTTGCCGCAAGAATTACGGCTGCACGCACTTCATCGTCGGGCGCGATCATGCCGGCGTCGGCAAGTACTACGGCACCTACGACGCGCAGCTCATCTTCGACGAATTCGACCCGGCGCTCATCGGGATCACGCCGCTGATGTTCGAGCACGCCTTTTACAGCAAGGCGCAGGGGCAGATCGTCACGCCCAAGACCGCGCTCTACAACAGCGACGACTGGCTCACCCTCAGCGGCACGCAGGTGCGTGAAATGCTGCGCGCCGGCCAACCGCTGCCGGAAGAGTTCACCCGGCCAGAGGTCAGCGCGGTGCTGATCGAAGGTCTGCGCGAGAGCTAG
- a CDS encoding TIR domain-containing protein, whose translation MMSRCFISYSRRNTNFAERLARDLNDAGVEVWIDFRQIHAGERWKDEIRRGVERSEVIVIVLSPDSVVSEWVQFEINYGREKNKVLLPIMAVDCYAELRASESLAWLLDVHFIMFEARYEQGFPELLKALPGKRKVGVFDTIDSSKIPNPFKGLEAFQQTDAAFFFGREGLIKKALAALKPGRARRFLAVVGASGSGKSSLVRAGVIPQVRSGALPGSDQWRVAIFTPGDQPTRALATRIAPMLPEDVDADAVQKALSTGMDGLSTVAQRLLIDAPPTAMLMLIVDQFEETFTRAPESAARSFIGLLEHAATVPNGRCIVVLTMRADFFDRLGRYPDFAELFEADQLLIVTEMTQSNLLRAITGPAEAVSLMYEDGLADRILEDVRRQPGSLPLLQYALTELYKRREGRKLTNAAYDAIGGVEQALARHAEELYVSLGVGQQDIVKRILLRLIEIGDDSIPTRRRVARGDLSFVGVSNEAVQEIVDRLTASDSRLLVTSREIRTHANQTASTTVWVEVGHEALIREWARFQGWVEDDLENLRLGAELLKSATDWESTNRDPAYLLTGTRLARAEDWLDSGGDANALQRAFIRASVELREQTEETEREQAERELVLQRRSAQRLRMFVGVLMLALVVTAGLVLFAFSERDRADGNARLAAANAAAAEANAQRAEANLAQANSFALSALANRALGDGDSQLAVSLGVEANLVASPPPPQSSLTLAEVAFAPGVRRVYASQGTTVNAVALSADERLVVAAGSEGVTVFDASSGEVVTSLALTSSSGISALAISPDGTRIVTGSESGAIAIWDAATGASVFEFVRVHDRAVNSLSYSSDRAKLVSAGSDNRVVVWDVANGSPITQHTLHRGTVTGARFWPQDDRIVVSAGRDSAIIAYDIVANAAIRTLSTDMVHLSLDLRPDGLEALTGGDGGRVQTWPLNLDLAQAQQQTAQTVIPLSVATYTGHTTTTSSAAVAYADDGRLVVSAGADGQLLVWDTATTALLRSFTVPGTGEFTSLMVSADGDQALSGGASTGAAFLRLWDVTSAAIVIDMPGHTGRAVAVFRPDGRTVLSGGRDDDPENPDDDQQGNSLRLFDVATGRTVQQLTGHTNLVGAVDVSPDGQFAVSGSFDNTVRVWDIAAGTGIQVGQHTNQVIGVRFTPDGDAVIAVSRGGQIMMWHASGEGLIRQFVDPAGDITSVQALALSADGRLLLTGGDESIVRLWDVASGDLLETVTIEDRAVRALGFHPDGAHFVVGSVNGSLTLWNTDGGSTGRLTGHSRAIITAEYTPDGTRVLSTSFDGTLRVWDITSGFEVRRFDTNDEPGVTIQAADISDDGQVVLTALSDGRLRIWRLYPTLESLLAWTVINRVVTPLVDCTIREQFQLELCDDNGQPPAQNLPPLPPLKPPPQSVIALEIGGHAVINTTNGTRQFVRPAPGNFDNSASTLVDDGTLVILQSGPVLSAGFWWWEVETETGITGWVAEYIPDENIQSLVPVSALAGA comes from the coding sequence CTTCATCATGTTCGAGGCCCGCTACGAGCAGGGCTTTCCCGAACTGCTTAAGGCCTTGCCGGGGAAGCGCAAGGTCGGTGTGTTCGACACCATCGACAGCAGCAAGATCCCTAATCCGTTCAAGGGACTCGAAGCCTTCCAGCAGACCGACGCCGCCTTCTTCTTCGGGCGCGAGGGACTGATCAAGAAGGCGCTGGCCGCCCTCAAGCCGGGCCGGGCGCGCCGCTTCTTGGCGGTCGTCGGGGCAAGCGGCAGCGGAAAATCCTCGCTCGTGCGCGCGGGCGTAATCCCGCAGGTGCGCAGCGGGGCGCTCCCCGGCAGCGACCAGTGGCGCGTAGCAATCTTTACGCCCGGCGACCAGCCGACGCGCGCGCTGGCGACCCGTATCGCGCCCATGCTGCCGGAGGATGTCGACGCCGACGCCGTGCAGAAAGCCCTCTCGACCGGCATGGACGGCCTGAGCACCGTGGCCCAGCGCCTGCTCATCGACGCGCCGCCGACCGCGATGCTGATGCTGATCGTCGATCAGTTCGAGGAGACGTTTACACGCGCGCCGGAGTCGGCGGCGCGGTCCTTCATTGGTCTGCTTGAACACGCGGCGACCGTGCCCAACGGGCGCTGTATCGTCGTGCTGACGATGCGAGCGGATTTCTTCGATCGATTGGGCCGCTACCCGGACTTTGCCGAACTGTTCGAGGCCGATCAACTGCTGATCGTCACCGAGATGACACAGTCGAACCTGCTGCGCGCGATCACCGGCCCCGCCGAAGCCGTCAGCCTGATGTATGAGGACGGCCTCGCCGACCGGATTCTGGAGGACGTGCGCCGCCAGCCCGGGTCGCTGCCACTGTTGCAGTACGCGCTGACCGAGCTGTACAAGCGCCGCGAAGGGCGCAAGCTCACCAACGCCGCGTACGACGCCATCGGGGGTGTCGAGCAGGCGCTGGCTCGCCATGCCGAGGAGCTGTACGTCAGTCTCGGCGTCGGCCAGCAGGATATCGTGAAGCGTATCTTGCTGCGGCTGATCGAGATTGGCGACGACTCGATTCCCACGCGCCGGCGCGTCGCGCGAGGCGATCTCTCGTTCGTCGGCGTAAGTAACGAGGCGGTGCAGGAGATCGTCGATCGCCTCACGGCGTCGGACAGTCGTCTGCTGGTAACCAGCCGCGAGATTCGTACGCATGCCAACCAGACGGCCAGCACGACCGTATGGGTCGAGGTCGGCCACGAGGCGCTAATCCGCGAGTGGGCGCGTTTTCAAGGCTGGGTCGAGGACGATCTGGAGAATCTGCGGCTGGGCGCTGAACTGCTCAAGTCCGCGACCGACTGGGAGTCGACGAATCGCGATCCGGCGTACCTGCTGACCGGCACCCGCCTTGCGCGGGCTGAGGACTGGCTCGATTCCGGCGGCGACGCCAACGCGTTACAGCGCGCGTTCATCCGCGCCAGCGTTGAGCTGCGGGAACAGACCGAGGAGACCGAACGCGAGCAGGCCGAGCGCGAACTGGTACTGCAGCGCCGGTCGGCCCAGCGGTTGCGGATGTTTGTCGGCGTCCTGATGCTGGCGTTGGTGGTGACGGCGGGGCTGGTGCTGTTCGCGTTCAGCGAGCGCGACCGCGCCGACGGCAACGCCCGCCTTGCAGCGGCCAATGCCGCTGCCGCGGAGGCCAACGCTCAGCGCGCGGAGGCCAACCTCGCACAGGCCAACAGCTTCGCGCTGTCGGCGCTGGCGAACCGTGCACTGGGTGACGGCGACAGCCAGTTGGCCGTCTCGCTCGGTGTAGAGGCGAACCTTGTTGCCAGCCCGCCGCCGCCGCAGTCGAGCCTCACGCTGGCCGAGGTCGCCTTCGCGCCGGGTGTTCGCCGCGTATACGCCAGTCAAGGCACGACCGTCAACGCGGTGGCGCTGAGCGCCGACGAGCGGCTTGTGGTCGCCGCCGGCTCGGAGGGTGTCACGGTCTTCGATGCGTCGTCGGGCGAGGTTGTCACGTCGCTGGCCCTGACGTCGTCGAGCGGAATATCGGCGCTCGCGATCAGCCCGGACGGCACGCGGATCGTCACTGGCAGCGAAAGCGGGGCAATCGCCATTTGGGACGCCGCCACCGGTGCGTCGGTTTTCGAGTTCGTGCGTGTGCACGACCGCGCCGTCAACAGCTTGAGCTACAGCAGCGATCGCGCCAAACTGGTGAGTGCGGGCAGCGACAACCGGGTCGTGGTGTGGGATGTCGCCAATGGCAGCCCGATCACACAGCACACGCTGCACCGAGGCACGGTCACCGGTGCGCGCTTCTGGCCGCAGGATGACCGGATCGTCGTTTCTGCGGGGCGGGACAGCGCCATCATTGCCTATGACATCGTCGCCAACGCCGCCATTCGCACGTTGAGCACCGACATGGTGCATCTCAGCCTCGACCTGCGGCCGGACGGGTTGGAGGCGCTTACCGGCGGCGACGGCGGGCGGGTGCAGACGTGGCCGCTCAACCTCGATCTCGCGCAGGCTCAGCAGCAGACCGCGCAAACGGTCATCCCGCTGAGCGTGGCGACCTACACCGGTCACACCACCACGACGTCTTCGGCTGCCGTTGCCTATGCGGACGATGGCCGGTTGGTCGTCAGCGCTGGGGCCGACGGCCAGCTTCTGGTGTGGGATACCGCGACCACGGCGCTCCTGCGCAGCTTCACCGTGCCGGGAACCGGAGAGTTCACGTCTCTCATGGTCAGCGCCGACGGAGATCAAGCCCTGAGCGGTGGTGCGAGCACCGGCGCGGCATTCCTGCGCTTGTGGGACGTCACCAGTGCGGCGATCGTGATCGACATGCCGGGGCATACCGGGCGGGCCGTCGCTGTGTTCCGGCCTGACGGGCGCACCGTGCTCAGCGGCGGCCGGGACGACGACCCGGAGAACCCCGACGACGACCAGCAGGGCAACAGCCTGCGCCTGTTCGATGTCGCCACCGGGCGGACCGTGCAGCAGTTGACCGGACACACCAACCTCGTCGGCGCGGTGGACGTCAGCCCGGACGGGCAATTTGCCGTCAGCGGGTCGTTTGACAACACCGTTCGGGTGTGGGACATCGCCGCTGGGACGGGAATTCAGGTCGGGCAGCATACCAATCAGGTGATCGGGGTACGCTTCACGCCCGACGGCGACGCCGTGATCGCGGTCAGCCGCGGCGGGCAAATTATGATGTGGCACGCCAGCGGCGAGGGTCTGATCCGGCAGTTCGTCGACCCGGCTGGGGACATTACCTCGGTGCAGGCGCTGGCATTGAGCGCCGATGGCCGCCTGCTGCTGACCGGCGGCGACGAGTCGATCGTGCGTCTGTGGGATGTCGCGAGCGGCGATCTGTTGGAGACGGTGACGATCGAAGACCGTGCAGTACGCGCGCTGGGCTTCCACCCTGATGGCGCGCACTTTGTCGTCGGCTCGGTGAACGGGAGCCTGACGCTGTGGAACACCGACGGCGGTTCGACCGGCCGCCTGACCGGGCACAGCCGTGCGATCATCACGGCCGAGTACACGCCAGACGGCACGCGCGTGCTGTCGACCTCGTTCGACGGGACGCTGCGCGTATGGGACATCACCAGCGGGTTCGAGGTGCGCCGGTTCGACACCAACGATGAGCCGGGCGTGACGATCCAAGCAGCGGACATCAGCGACGATGGCCAAGTCGTGCTGACGGCGCTCAGCGACGGACGGCTGCGCATCTGGCGGCTGTACCCGACATTAGAGAGCCTGCTGGCGTGGACGGTCATTAACCGAGTCGTCACGCCGCTGGTCGACTGCACGATCCGTGAGCAGTTCCAGCTCGAACTTTGTGATGACAACGGTCAGCCGCCGGCGCAAAACCTGCCGCCGCTGCCACCGTTGAAACCGCCCCCGCAAAGCGTGATCGCGCTCGAAATCGGCGGGCATGCGGTCATCAACACCACCAACGGCACCCGCCAGTTCGTGCGGCCCGCGCCGGGCAATTTCGACAACAGCGCAAGCACGCTGGTGGACGATGGAACGTTGGTCATACTCCAATCCGGGCCGGTGCTGTCGGCGGGCTTCTGGTGGTGGGAGGTCGAAACCGAGACTGGCATCACAGGCTGGGTGGCGGAGTACATTCCGGACGAGAACATCCAGTCGTTGGTACCGGTGTCGGCGTTGGCCGGGGCCTGA
- a CDS encoding GNAT family N-acetyltransferase, giving the protein MIELDERAYEKVRELFAPVMAHQVFCTGVIDGLYAGRVYVDDAVRPRTAFAVKDGMWWFLAGSPANRVFNAALHRAMFDRTITGERGWGGMLVCDTPAWDAYVPVLFAPRIPIATRRLRYVCTEPLAIDWRSEIPAGIDIRFVDDSLAEDGIEVHGAAAETLELRRASAAPNQAAVGYVALHERHVVAYSVINGIVNGGGDIGLYTDAGFRRRGLAFVTSAAVIEYALAHGVDIVHWDCEAFNSGSIRTAQKLGLTLEGEHTMYVLHLNATLHEVNRAWLHFDAGRYADAMAICRQHIGAAPMEAHPHFHYVLARSLLETNQSAQAFEALQQAAAAGWDSVGEVEQDFALLCEHADWPSLLAAVRENATSGA; this is encoded by the coding sequence ATGATCGAACTGGATGAACGTGCCTACGAAAAGGTGCGCGAGCTTTTTGCACCGGTAATGGCGCATCAGGTGTTCTGCACCGGCGTGATTGACGGCCTCTACGCGGGACGTGTGTATGTTGACGACGCGGTACGACCACGGACAGCGTTTGCGGTCAAGGACGGAATGTGGTGGTTCCTGGCTGGATCACCAGCCAACCGGGTCTTCAACGCGGCCCTGCACCGGGCGATGTTCGATCGCACGATCACTGGCGAGCGCGGATGGGGCGGCATGCTGGTGTGCGATACGCCGGCCTGGGACGCGTATGTTCCGGTGCTCTTCGCGCCGCGCATCCCGATCGCCACACGCCGCTTGCGCTACGTCTGTACAGAACCGTTGGCCATCGACTGGCGATCGGAGATTCCTGCGGGTATTGACATCCGGTTTGTCGATGATTCGCTCGCGGAAGACGGGATCGAGGTGCACGGCGCGGCTGCTGAAACGCTTGAACTGCGCCGCGCGTCGGCAGCCCCAAATCAGGCCGCTGTCGGCTACGTCGCCTTACACGAGCGACACGTCGTGGCGTATTCCGTCATCAATGGCATCGTCAACGGCGGCGGTGACATCGGTCTGTACACCGATGCCGGGTTCCGGCGTCGCGGCCTCGCTTTCGTTACGTCCGCGGCGGTCATCGAGTATGCGCTGGCGCACGGTGTCGATATCGTGCACTGGGATTGCGAGGCCTTCAACAGCGGGTCGATTCGCACCGCGCAGAAACTCGGGTTGACGCTTGAGGGCGAGCATACCATGTACGTGCTGCACCTCAACGCTACATTGCATGAGGTCAACCGCGCGTGGTTGCATTTCGATGCTGGGCGCTATGCAGACGCGATGGCGATCTGCCGTCAGCATATCGGCGCCGCGCCAATGGAGGCGCACCCACATTTTCACTATGTTCTCGCGCGTAGTCTGTTGGAGACAAATCAGTCTGCGCAAGCATTCGAGGCGCTTCAGCAGGCAGCCGCGGCAGGATGGGATTCGGTCGGTGAAGTCGAACAGGACTTCGCGCTTCTCTGCGAACACGCCGATTGGCCCAGCTTGCTCGCTGCTGTGCGCGAGAATGCGACATCCGGCGCGTGA
- a CDS encoding DUF433 domain-containing protein has translation MAMNDVNIPIFGIVTNPSVRSGRPIVEGTTIRVMDIVALYRFKARTPDDIASDYGLSLAQVHTALAYYFANRSKVDADLEAERHAIETARGVAGG, from the coding sequence ATGGCGATGAACGACGTGAACATCCCTATCTTCGGCATAGTGACGAACCCCAGTGTTCGGTCTGGGCGGCCGATAGTCGAAGGGACAACCATTCGCGTGATGGATATTGTTGCGCTCTATCGCTTCAAAGCGCGCACACCCGACGATATCGCGTCCGACTACGGCTTGTCGCTCGCGCAAGTCCACACCGCGCTGGCGTACTACTTTGCCAATCGTTCGAAGGTTGACGCCGACCTTGAAGCTGAGCGACATGCGATCGAAACAGCACGCGGGGTTGCTGGTGGTTGA
- a CDS encoding citrate/2-methylcitrate synthase: MTTPAPTQQGLRNISVADSNTSLVNGVEGKLTYTGYSIEDLAANALFEEVVYLLWNGRLPNAAELEALRAEIATHAALPAPVVAFMEGLPQDSNGMAVLRTVVSLLSIYDPEGEDQTLDAVKRKAVRLVGQIATACAAWIRLSKGNAIIAPRADLNIAENFVYMISGGTDRTAVDAINVYLVLLAEHGMNASTFTSRVVTATGSDLHSAIVAAIGALKGPSHGGANSEAMRQFIEIGDPANVEAWFNANIKSGNRKIMGIGHAIYKALDPRSQVLKDKARALAQSSGNGKWFEIAEKLDALARSDQYFIDRNLYANVDYYSAIVLYTLDIDIDSFTPLFAMSRIAGWSAHVIEQVQNNKLIRPDLNYVGPMGLPWTPVEARG, encoded by the coding sequence ATGACGACACCTGCCCCGACTCAACAGGGCTTGCGCAACATCAGCGTCGCCGACAGCAACACCAGTCTCGTCAACGGCGTCGAAGGCAAGCTGACCTACACCGGCTACAGCATCGAAGACCTCGCCGCCAACGCGCTGTTCGAGGAGGTGGTGTATTTGCTGTGGAACGGCCGCCTGCCCAACGCCGCCGAGCTGGAAGCCTTGCGCGCCGAGATCGCGACCCATGCCGCCCTGCCCGCGCCGGTCGTCGCGTTTATGGAGGGCTTGCCGCAGGACAGCAACGGCATGGCCGTCCTGCGCACGGTCGTCTCGCTGCTGTCGATCTACGACCCCGAGGGCGAAGACCAAACGCTGGACGCCGTGAAGCGCAAGGCGGTCCGCCTCGTCGGGCAGATCGCGACGGCGTGCGCCGCGTGGATCCGGCTGAGCAAGGGTAACGCAATCATTGCCCCGCGCGCCGACCTGAACATCGCTGAGAACTTCGTTTACATGATCAGCGGCGGCACCGACCGAACCGCCGTCGACGCGATCAACGTGTATCTGGTGCTGTTGGCCGAGCACGGCATGAACGCGTCGACCTTCACCAGCCGCGTCGTGACTGCCACCGGATCCGACTTGCACAGCGCCATCGTCGCGGCGATCGGCGCGCTCAAGGGGCCGTCGCACGGCGGCGCCAACAGCGAGGCGATGCGCCAGTTCATCGAGATCGGCGACCCGGCCAACGTCGAGGCGTGGTTCAACGCCAACATCAAGTCGGGCAACCGCAAGATCATGGGCATCGGCCACGCCATCTACAAGGCGCTCGATCCCCGCTCGCAGGTGCTGAAGGACAAGGCCCGCGCGCTGGCCCAAAGCAGCGGCAACGGAAAATGGTTCGAAATCGCCGAGAAGCTCGACGCACTCGCCCGCAGCGACCAGTACTTCATCGACCGCAACCTGTACGCCAACGTCGACTACTACAGCGCGATCGTGCTGTACACGCTCGACATCGACATCGACAGTTTCACGCCGCTGTTCGCCATGTCGCGCATTGCCGGGTGGAGTGCGCACGTCATCGAACAGGTGCAGAACAACAAGCTGATCCGCCCCGACCTGAATTACGTCGGGCCGATGGGCCTGCCGTGGACGCCGGTCGAGGCGCGTGGGTAA
- a CDS encoding class I SAM-dependent methyltransferase: MAPNDHTTRFSVRTPYYHQYRPRYPQGVLRVMEGFGLTPQSVIADVGAGTGISSELFLNYGATVYAIEPNPDMRAVAEHYYDALPNCTVLNGTAEATTLPADSVDFVVAGQAFHWFDHRAARVEFERILRPGGSVVLMWSYRKDGTSSFIDHFNAALEKYDTDKAASPRAKGMLQTDDDIAAFFGSAGFEKAEIPNPVVYDWDGLRGRALSASYVPLPGHPDHDAFIADLRAVFDRHQVDGTVTMDYVTQVYWGKIGA; this comes from the coding sequence TTGGCCCCGAATGACCACACCACCCGATTCAGTGTCCGCACGCCGTACTACCATCAATACCGGCCGCGCTACCCGCAGGGCGTGCTGCGTGTGATGGAGGGCTTCGGCCTGACGCCGCAGTCGGTGATCGCGGATGTCGGCGCGGGGACCGGCATCTCGTCCGAGTTGTTCCTCAATTACGGCGCGACGGTTTACGCCATCGAACCCAACCCCGACATGCGCGCGGTGGCCGAGCACTACTACGATGCCCTGCCGAACTGCACCGTCCTCAACGGCACTGCCGAGGCGACCACGCTGCCCGCCGACAGCGTCGACTTTGTCGTGGCGGGGCAGGCGTTCCACTGGTTTGATCACCGGGCGGCGCGGGTCGAGTTTGAGCGCATCCTGCGCCCCGGCGGGTCGGTCGTGCTGATGTGGAGCTACCGCAAGGACGGCACGTCGTCGTTTATCGACCACTTCAACGCGGCGCTGGAGAAGTACGACACGGACAAAGCCGCCTCGCCCCGCGCCAAAGGGATGCTCCAGACCGACGACGATATTGCCGCGTTCTTTGGCTCTGCGGGGTTCGAGAAGGCGGAGATCCCTAATCCGGTCGTGTATGACTGGGACGGTTTGCGCGGGCGAGCGTTGTCGGCGTCGTACGTGCCGCTCCCCGGTCACCCCGACCATGACGCGTTCATCGCCGACCTGCGCGCCGTATTCGACCGTCATCAGGTCGACGGCACCGTGACGATGGACTACGTCACGCAGGTGTATTGGGGCAAGATCGGGGCGTGA
- a CDS encoding ZIP family metal transporter: protein MLESPIVQALLATLFTWGVTALGAAWVFTAREVSRRMLDGMLGFTAGVMIAASFWSLLAPAIDMAEASGGPAWLPAVIGFLLGGVFLRVIDWTVPHLHLWARRDQAEGIKTSWHKSILMVIAITMHNIPEGLAVGVAFGAVASGLPEATLAGAIALAVGIGLQNFPEGMAVAVPLRREGMSRRKSFFYGQLSAVVEPVAGVIGAAAVLLVRPLLPYALAFAAGAMIFVVVEEVIPESQSGKHTDIATTGAMIGFAVMMLLDVALG, encoded by the coding sequence ATGTTGGAGTCCCCGATCGTTCAAGCGCTGTTGGCGACGTTGTTCACATGGGGCGTGACGGCGCTTGGCGCGGCGTGGGTGTTCACCGCCCGCGAAGTCAGCCGGCGTATGCTGGATGGCATGCTCGGCTTCACCGCGGGCGTGATGATCGCGGCGAGCTTCTGGTCGCTGCTGGCGCCGGCCATCGATATGGCCGAGGCCAGCGGCGGTCCGGCGTGGCTCCCGGCCGTGATTGGCTTCCTGCTGGGCGGCGTGTTTCTACGCGTGATCGACTGGACGGTTCCGCACCTGCATCTGTGGGCGCGCCGCGATCAGGCCGAGGGCATCAAGACGAGCTGGCACAAGTCGATCCTGATGGTAATCGCCATCACCATGCACAACATCCCCGAGGGGTTGGCGGTGGGCGTGGCGTTCGGCGCGGTCGCCAGCGGACTGCCCGAGGCGACGCTGGCCGGCGCAATCGCGCTGGCGGTCGGTATCGGGCTGCAGAACTTTCCGGAGGGCATGGCGGTCGCCGTGCCGCTGCGCCGTGAGGGCATGTCGCGCCGCAAGAGCTTCTTCTACGGGCAGTTGTCGGCCGTGGTCGAGCCGGTTGCCGGCGTGATCGGTGCAGCGGCTGTTCTGCTCGTCCGGCCTCTGCTGCCGTATGCGCTGGCGTTCGCCGCCGGAGCGATGATCTTCGTGGTGGTCGAGGAGGTGATCCCAGAGTCGCAGAGCGGCAAGCACACCGACATCGCCACCACCGGCGCGATGATCGGCTTCGCCGTTATGATGCTGCTGGATGTTGCGCTGGGCTAG